From the genome of Nocardia mangyaensis:
AGCGGATACACCGTCGCCGTCCCCAGCGCCGCCGCCAACGACATGTACCAAACAACCGGGTTTCGCAGTCGGCCGGTTCTGGTCCCTGCGACACGATCAGTCTTCACTTCCCGAGCGTAGGAATTCGCGAGCTCGGGACGCTGGCAGAAATCGGACGTCAACGGGCCGCGCCGTGAACGGAGGATCAGCGGCGGACGGTGTGGGTGCTGCCCCCGGTCTTGGCGGCGTAGAGGGCGCGGTCGGCGCGGTCGAGGACGGCGTCGGCGTCGGCGCCTGCCATGGGGGCCAGGACCGCGCCGATGCTCACCGCCACGGTGATGCGGGCGCCGTCGACGGTGAAAGGGTGGGCGAGGGCGCGGTGCAGGCCGGTGACGATGCTGTCGATGTGGTCGTTGTCGGCCGGTGGGGCGGCCAGGACGATGAATTCGTCGCCGCCGGTGCGGGCCAGCAGGCAGCCGTGCCGGGTGGCGGCGGCCTCGAGTCGCGCCGAGACCTCGGCCAGCAGCCGGTCGCCGGCGATGTGGCCGAAGGAGTCGTTGACCTCTTTGAAGTTGTTCAGATCGAGGGCGAGCACCCCGGCGACGGCCTCGGGCGCCGCGTCGGCGATCACGGTGTGCAGGCGGTCGAGCAGGTGTCGGCGGTTGGGCAGCGCGGTGAGCGGATCGTGCATGGCCTGCCACTGCAGCTGCTCGGTGGCGGTGCGGCGCTCGGTGATGTCCTCGCCGAAACCGAGCAGATAGCGGCGGTCGCCGCCAGTGGAGGAGCACCGGATCACCGTCCACGCGGTCCATACCATCGAGCCGTCGCTGCGGGGGAAACGGCCCTCGACGTGGAGGGTGCCGGTGGGAGAGGCCTCCAGCGCCGATTCGACCAGCTCCTGCACCTCGGCGCGACGTTCGGGTGGGAACAGCATGAAGCCGTCGGTGCTGCGCAGTTCGTCGACCGTGCGTCCGACGAGCCGCTCGAAGGCGGGGTTGGCGTCGAGGATGTGGCCGTGCTCGTCACCGAGCGAGATCCCGATCGAGGCGTGCCGGAACGCCAACTCGAAGCCCTCGGCGTAGGGCGTCGAGGACTGCAGCGCGCGGGCGAATCCGGCACAGAAACCACCGATCACGGTGTCCGCGGCGGCGGTGTCGCCAGGGCGTGCCGCCTCGGCGAGGGTGCGCAGGATGGGCACCGCGGTGCCGAGGGCCGCGGGGGCGGTGATCCCGGCGGCGACGAGCCCGGCACCCGCCTGTTCGGCCACGGCGGGCTCGAACTCGGGACGAGCCAGACCCGCGCGCAGATGGGCGACCAGATCGACCACCGTCTCGGCCACGACACCGGCGGGCAGCGGACCGAGGTCTGCCAGCTGCTCGAGCCACTGTTGCGCGATGTCGTCGAAGGTCATGTCGGTGTCGATTTCCGGTTCGACCGCACACCGGGGCGGCGTGGCGGCGATTGCCGTGATCATGCCACGGGTTGCCGGACATTAACAGGTCGATCGACCAGACATCGGCGCGTCTGCTGTCCGGGCGTCACGGCATCCGACTGTGAATGCACACAGTCTTGCGCGCGACGGCGGCGGCCACGCTCGCGAGGGCCGAGGGTGGAACGATGAAACACCTTTCCGACCGTGACATCCTGACCGAACTCGCGCCGGTCGCCGAAGCCAATCTCAACGACCACCTCGCCAAGGCCAAAGCGTGGAATCCGCACGACTACGTGCCGTGGGACGAGGGCCGCAATTTCGCGGCGATGGGCGGCATCGATTGGGAGCCCGAGCAGTCACGACTGAGCGAGGTCGCTAAGGCGGCGATGATCACCAATCTGCTCACCGAGGACAATCTGCCCTCCTATCACCGTGAGCTCGCCGACACCTTCGGTCTCGACGACGCCTGGGGCACCTGGGTGGGCCGCTGGACCGCCGAGGAGAACCGCCACGGAATCGTGCTGCGCGACTACCTCGTGGTGACCCGCGCGGTCGATCCGGTCGCGCTGGAGCAGGCGCGGATGACCCACATGACCGCCGGAATAGCGAAACCGGAAAAGGGCTCGCAATTCCTGCGCTCGGTCGCCTATGTCACCTTCCAGGAATTGGCCACCCGAATCAGTCATCGCAATACCGGCGCGCTGTGCGCGGAACCGGTCGCCGAGCGCATGCTGGGGCGCATCGCCGCCGACGAGAACCTGCACATGATCTTCTACCGCAAACTCTGCGCCGCCACCCTCGACCTGACCCCCGACGAGAGCATCCGCGCGATCGCCGATGTCGTCCTGCGATTCCAGATGCCCGGTCTCAACCAGCCGAACTTCCGGCGTAATGCGGTGCTGCTGGCCAAGCACGGCGTCTACGATCTGCGCCAGCATCTCGACGTCGTCCTGAAGCCGGTCCTGCGGACGTGGAACGTCTTCGAGCGCAATGATTTCACCGCACCGGGCGAGCAAGCGCGCGAGGAATTGCATCAGTACCTCGTCGATCTCGAGACCAAGGCCGCCCGCTTCGAGGAACAGCGCGAACGGGCGCTCGCGCGCGAACTCGCCCGCGCCGCGAGCTGACTCCGGGCACGTCGCCGCGCAGCCTTGATCAGTACGCGCGCCGTCATCTCGTGCCGTGGTCGTTGCCCGGCTCCGGTGGCGGGGCCGGCTCTCTCCCGCGATACGCCCGTTCCCAATGACCGGACCGGCGCACCTGTGACAGCGGCCGGTCTCGGCCCGGGGTGATCGCCGGGACCAAGCGTGGACTCGCGCTGCTGTGACTGTGTCCAATATCGGGCCGAGGTGATTGCGGTGGGGCGCGAAGGGGCCGATGGTGGATACGTGGGAGGTGTAGTCCCACACATCTGGTGGTCGGCAACCGGCATCAGGTCCGGCCACATACCGACACCGTTCCCGAGGCCGTCCGGCCTCGGGGTGCGGCTCGGCTCTGCTCGAACCTGTTGTGGAGTGTAGACATCGGAGTCTGAATGAACCCCTTGTTCGACTGTCATCGCGTCTGGGTCGCCGACATCTTCGCCGACGGCTTGCACGGACCCAGCCTCACCGCGCAGCCGGCGGCGATCGCTGCCGTCGACGCGACCCCGCTCACTCCTGCGCTGCGATGCGCCCGCGAACCCGACGAGGTGATCGGCTGGCGGGCGCTGTGCTCGTGCGGGGGCTGGCACGGGCGCACCTGGTTGCGCGCCGAGAACCCGGTCGACCACGATCCGGGGCACCGGCGATTGCACTGCCCCAGCGGACGGCTCGACACGAGCGCCACCACCCTGGTTCTCGCCGAATGGGATTACCACCGCGTCGAGATGCAGGCCCTGATCCCGGTGCGCCTGGCGTACGAGGACTCGGTCTCGGCCCAGCAGCGACTCGTCGAGGCCGTCCGCTTCGTCCGCTCGGCGGGTGCTTCCTGGGCGGCCATCGGGCAGGTGAGCGGTCTCGGGTCGGCCGAGGACGCCGAACTACGTTTCGGTCCGCAAGCCTGTGACATGTGCTGAATGGCGCACACCAAAGGGTTCTGACCAGGGCTTGTGAGCTGTCGCAGGCCGTTGCCGTAGCGCTGCGCGGCCGCCGCTCGCGGCGCACCGTGATCGTCGAAGGCCGGTCGTCGTCGACCGGTCCGGACGCGAGGAGACAGCAATGGTTTCGGTGTGGCGAGCGGCGATGGCCGTGGTTGCGATGGCGGGTCTGGTGGGTTCCGCGGCCCAGACCGGACAGGCGCAGGTTCCGTGGCCGACCGGGGTGCACGTCGAGGTGCCGTCGAGATGGACCCCGGTTGTCCCCGGGGCGTACGGACCCGACACCGCGGTCGTGATCCTCGGCTACGGGCTCACGCCGGCGGGCACGATGCGCGAAGAACTGGTGCGGCGACTACGCGTCGGTCTGTTGCAGGCGGCCTTGGCGCCGCTGTCACCGATCATCGTCACCGGTGGAAATCCACGGTCCGGCATCACCGAGGCCGACGCGATGTCGGAGTGGCTGGTGGCCAATGGCGTCGCGCCGGAACGGATCCTGCGCGAGGGCCGGGCGGACTCGACGGTGCAGAACGCTCGCCACACCGCCGCACTCATGGCCGAGCGCGGACTGCGCGGGGCGGTCCTGGTGACCTCGGACGACCATATCGGTCGCGCGTCGGCGGCCTTCGTCGCCGCCGACATCGCGGTGGTCGGTGAGCTGACTCCCGATCGGGTCCCGTGGTTCGTCCGGCCCGTCTGGGTGGGGACCTTCGGCGCGAACAGCCCGCACCCCGGTCCCTGAGCCGGGGCGCCCGCTCGGTTCAGCCGGTGGTGGCGGGTTCGGCGTGGGTGGCCCCGATCCAGTGCAGCAGCTGATGGACGGTGTCGTCGGCGAGCCGGTAGCGCACGATGCGTCCGTCCTTGGCGGCGGCGACCCAGCCCTGCTGGCGCAGCAGCCGCAGGGCCTGGGAGGTCGCGGTGGCCGACATGCCCACCGCGGCGGCCAGATCGCTGACGCTGATGTCGGGCGCGTGGTGCAGGCACAGCAGCAGGCGCAGCCGGTTGACGTCGGAGAGCAGGTCGAATCGCCCGGCCCAGTGCTCGATGCCGGCGATGTTCAACGCGGACGCGGCACGGCTGGCGTGCTCGGGATCCAGGGAGGGACTCACTGCCACGACTCCACTGTGCCTTTCCCGGGCGGAGAGAACCAGTCGGACACCTCAGCAATTCATCTGTTCACATGAGCATATATCGGGCGTACCATCATGAGGGGTGAGCCAGATCACCGTGGCAATGCATATGAGCGACGGCATCGTCGATGCGCCGACCTCGTTGCTGTTCGCCGTGATCGCGGTCGCCGGACTGGGTTTCGCCGCGTGGCGGGCAAGGGCTGATCTCGACGAACGTGCCGCCCCGATGGCCGGTCTGGTCGCCGCGTTCCTCTTCGCGGTGCAGATGGTGAATTTCCCGATCCTGCCCGGGGTGAGTGGGCACCTCCTCGGCGGGGCATTGGCCGCGATCCTGGTCGGCCCGTATCTCGGGGCGCTGTGCGTGGCGATCGTGCTGGTCGTCCAGGCATTGCTGTTCGCCGACGGTGGGCTGTCGGCGCTGGGTACCAACATCACGAACATGGCGCTGATCGGCGTCGGCGCGGGATATCTCGTCGCGCGGCTGGGGGCCGGGCTGCTCGGCAAGCGCTCCGAGGCGGGTATCGGGAGCGTGGCCTTCGTCGCGGCCTTCATCGGAACCGTGTGCGCCGCCATGGGTTTTGTCGTCGAGTACGCGATCGGCGGCGCCGCGGGCTCGACGGTCGGCGCGGTCGCCGGATACATGCTCCTCACCCACGCGCTGATCGGGATCGGCGAGGGGATCATCACCGCGATCACGGTGGTCGCGGTGGCGAGGGCTCGGCCCGACCTCGTCTACCTGTTGCGTGCTGTCGCGGCGGCGCGGACCGAGACGACCTCGCTGCGCGAGCGAGTCTCGGTGCCGGGTTTCCTGCTGGCCTTCGCCGCGTCGGCGGTGCTCGTCGCCGGGGTGCTGTCCTATGCGGCGAGCTCGCAACCCGACGGCCTCGACGCCACCACCCAGCGCGGGTGTGTGACGGTAGAGGTCGGCGGTGTCGAGGAGTTGCGCGGGGAGTGCGTCGCGCAGAACGCTGCCGAACATCGCCTCGCCGATTCCGCGCTGGCCGACTACGCGATCGGCGGGGACGAGGCGTGGGTCGGTCTGGCCGGTGTGCTCGGTGTCGCTGTCGCGTTCGCGGTGTTGTTCACGGTGGTCAGGGCGATCGGGCGACGGCCGAGCACGGAGGCAGTCGGCACGGGGTCGGATTCGGGGCCGAGGTAGGTGGGCGGCCCCGGCCGGCTGCTGTACCTGGCAGGGGACTCGCCCGCGCATCGCGCGCCGGCGGAAGTGAAGATCGTGTGCGCGGTGCTCACCGTCTTCGCTGTCGTCGCCACGCCACGAGAGTTGTTCTGGCCCTACGGTTGCTACGCACTCGGCCTCCTCGTCGTATGGCGCTGGTCCGGCATCGCGCTGCGCTGGATCGCGCCGCGCCTGCTCATCGAAGCGCCGTTCGTGGTGCTGGCGGTGCTGTTGCCGTTCGCCGCGGGTGACCCACGCGTCGAGTTCCTCGGTCTTTCCCTGTCGGCCACCGGCCTCTACGCCGCGTGGGGAATCATCGCGAAAGGCACTCTCGGCGTGGGGATCTCGCTGACCCTGGCCGCCACCACGAGCGTGCGTGACCTCCCCGGCGGGCTCGCCCGGCTGCGCGTGCCCGGCATCATCGTGATGATCGTGGTCCTGATGCTGCGCTACGTCGATGTACTGGTCGTCGAGGCGGGCCGGATGCGGCTGGCGCGGATCTCGCGCGGCGACGACCCGCGAACCCTGCGGCAGGCCGGGGCGACGGCGCGCGGCGCGGGCACCCTGTTCCTGCGCTCCTATGAACGTGGTGAACGGGTGCACCTGGCGATGCTGTCGCGTGGATTCGACGGTGCCGTACCCGCTGTCGGCCTCGCGCGCGCCAGTCGTCGACACTGGGTGCTCGGTTGTCTGCCCGCGGTCGCGGCGATCGGCATCTGTCTCGGTGCTTGGATGGTTCGGTGACCGATTCGGCAGCACCCGCTGTGCGCGTGACCGAGCTGAGCTACGCCTACCCCGACGGCACCTGGGCGCTGCGCGGCGTCGACCTCGAGGTCGCGGCGGGGGAGCGGGTCGCGGTGCTCGGCCCCAACGGCGCCGGAAAATCCACCCTCATGCTGCACCTCAACGGGGTACTCACCGCCACCTCGGGGGAGGTGCGCATCGGCGGAACCCGACTGGAACGCGCGACCGTGCGCGCCGTTCGACAGCGGGTCGGCGTGGTCTTCCAAGACCCTGACGATCAGCTGTTCATGCCCACCGTCCACCAGGACGTCGCCTTCGGTCCCGCCAATTTCGGCGTGCGCGGCGCACAGCTCGAGGAGAACGTCCGCGAAGCCCTCGCCGCGGTCGGGATGTCGGATCGCGCCGGTCGTTCCCCGGCCCACCTGTCGCTGGGCGAACGCCGCCGCGCCGCGCTGGCCACCGTTCTGTCGTGTCGACCCGATGTCCTCGTCCTCGACGAACCCGCCGCCAATCTCGACCCGGTGGCCCGCCGCGAACTGGCCGACATCCTGCTCGCCCTGCCGACGACCCTGCTGGTGGTGACCCACGATCTGCCGTACGCGCAGCGGATCTGTGATCGCGTGGTGATCCTGGACGCGGGCGAGATCGTCGCCAACGGGCCGGCCGCGCAGATCCTCGCCGACACCGATCTGCTGGCCCGGCATCGGCTGCACTGAGTGGGAGTAGCCTCGGGGGAGGTTCTCACCTTCGACGAGCCGAGACCGCGATGCACGAAATGGCCATCACCCAAAGTGTCATCGACGCCGTGTGCGAACACGCGGCGGGTCAGCGGGTGCACAGCGTGCTGGTCGAAGTGGGTGTGCTGTGCGCGGTGGTGCCCGAGGCCATGCGCTTCTGTTTCGAGCTGGCCGCCGAGGGCACCCTCGCCGAAGGCGCCCGCCTCGAGATCGACGAGGTGCCCGGCGCCGCGCTCTGCCGGACCTGCGGCGCCGATTTCACCCTGTCCCAGCCGATCGCCCTGTGCGACTGCGGTAGTGCCGATGTCGAGATCAGGGCCGGGCACGAACTCCGAATCCGATCTATGGAGGTGAGCCGAGAATGTGCGCAACCTGTGGATGCGGCGACGACGATGCGGCAGCAGTGATCACCATCCCGCACGAGCACGGTCACTCGCATGACCACGCTCACGGTGCCGACCACGTCCACCTGCCGGTGACCGAGACCATCACTCTCGAACAGAAGGTCCTGGCCAAGAACGACGAACTGGCCCAGCGCAACCGTGCCTGGCTCGCCGCCCGCGACATCCTGGCACTGAACATGACCAGCTCGCCCGGCGCGGGCAAGACGACCCTGCTCGAGCGCACGATCCGTGAGTTCGGCGAGGCGCCCATCGCGGTGATCGAAGGCGATCAGGCCACGCTGCTCGACGCCGAACGGATCGCCGCGACCGGCTGCCGGGTCGTCCAGGTCAACACCGGCGCCGGCTGCCACCTTGACGCCGAGATGACCCGTCGCGCGCTGGAAACCCTCGATCCGGCGCCGGGCAGCCTGCTGTTCATCGAGAACGTCGGCAATCTGGTGTGTCCGGCGCTGTTCGATCTCGGCGAGCGCGGCAAAGTCGTGGTGATCTCGGTGACCGAGGGCACCGACAAGCCGCTGAAGTACCCGCACATGTTCGCCGCCGCCTCGCTGGTCCTGGTCAACAAGATCGATCTGCTGCCCTATGTCGACTTCGACCTGGAGAAATGCCGCGAATACGCGGCCATGATCAATCCGGGAGCCGAGATCGTGCCGATGTCGGTCACCGGCGGTGAGGGCATGGCGCAGTGGTTCGAATGGCTGCGCAGCCAACGTGTGGCTATTGATGATCACGCGACCGCGCCCTAGAATGTTGTGATCAGGATCACAAATCCACATCGCTTCAGAAAGTGGCACAGCCCATGCCCACCAAGGAAGCAATCACAGCGGAACAGACCCTGATCCACGTTTTGTGGATCAACGCCGGTCTCAGTTGCGACGGAGACTCGGTCGCGTTGACCGCTGCCACGCAGCCCAGTATCGAGGAGATCGCCCTCGGCGCCCTTCCCGGCCTCCCACAGATCGCGGTGCACTGGCCGCTGATCGATTTCGAATGCGGTCCGACCGGCGGCGCCGACGATTTCCTCGAATGGTTCTTCAAAGCCGATCGCGGCGAACTCGAACCGTTCGTGCTCGTAGTGGAGGGGTCGATTCCCAACGAAGCACTCCACGACGAGGGCTACTGGTGCGGATTCGGCAACGACCCCGCCACCGGTCAGCCCATGACGACCAGCGAATGGCTCGACCGGCTGGCGCCGAAAGCCACCGCGGTGGTCGCGGTCGGTACCTGCGCCACCTATGGTGGCATCCACGCCATGGCCGGTAATCCCACCGGCGCGATGGGGGTGCCCGACTATCTGGGGTGGGGCTGGAAATCCAAGGCCGACATCCCGATCGTCTGCGTGCCCGGCTGCCCGGTCCACCCGGACAACATGTCCGAGACGCTGACCTACCTGCTCTACATGGCCACCGGGCAGGCGCCGATGATCCCCCTCGACGAGGCGCTGCGACCGAAGTGGTTGTTCGGCGCCACCGTGCACGAGGGATGCGATCGCGCGGGCTATTACGAGGAAGGTGATTTCGCCGACGAGTACGGCTCCCCGAAATGCATTGTGAAACTGGGCTGTTGGGGTCCGGTGGTCAAATGCAACGTCCCCAAGCGGGGCTGGATCAACGGCGTCGGTGGCTGCCCGAACGTGGGCGGCATCTGCATCGGCTGCACCATGCCGGGATTCCCGGACAAATTCATGCCGTTCATGGACGAACCCCCGGGCGGGAAGATCTCCTCGACGGCATCAGGACTGTACGGGTCGGTGATCCGCAGCCTGCGGCACATCACCGGACGCACCGTCGACAAGGAACCGCGCTGGCGGCACAAGGGCGAGAAGCTGGAATCCGGCGCCACCCGCACCTGGTAGGAGGCGATTGGAATGACTGCCATCATCCCCGAGCCGTCGCACAAGAGGATCGAGCCCGACCGTCTCGTCGAGATGGCGTGGGATCCGATCACCCGAATCGTCGGCAGCCTGGGAATCTATACCAAGATCGACTTCGAGAACCGCGAAGTGGTCGAGTGCCACAGCACCTCGTCCATCTTCCGCGGCTACTCGATCTTCATGCGGGGCAAGGATCCCCGCGACGCGCACTTCATCACCAGCCGCATCTGCGGCATCTGCGGCGACAATCACGCGACCTGTTCGTGCTATGCGCAGAACATGGCCTACGGCGTGAAACCGCCGCACCTGGGTGAGTGGATCGTCAATCTCGGCGAGGCCGCAGAATGCATGTTCGATCACAACATCTTCCAGGAGAACCTGGTCGGCGTGGATTTCTGCGAGAAGATGGTCGCCGAGACCAATCCGGGCGTCCTCGCGCAGGCCGAGAAGACCCTGGCCCCGCATTCGGACGAGCACGGCTACCGCACCATCGCCGACATCATGCGCGCGCTGAATCCGTTCACCGGCGAGTTCTATCGGGAGGCGCTGCAGGTCAGCCGCTACACCCGGGAGATGTTCTGCCTGATGGAAGGCAGGCACGTACACCCCTCCACGCTGTATCCGGGCGGCGTGGGAACGGTCGCGACGATCCAGTTGATGACCGACTACATGACGCGCCTGATGCGCTACGTCGAGTTCATGAAGAAGGTCGTGCCGATGCACGACGACCTCTTCGACTTCTTCTACGAGGCGCTGCCGGGTTATGAACAGGTCGGATTGCGGCGCACCCTGCTGGGTTGCTGGGGTTCGTTCCAGGATCCCGAGGTGTGCAATTTCGAGTACAAGGACATGGAGGAGTGGGGTCGGCGGATGTTCGTCACCCCGGGCGTGGTGGTCGACGGGAAATTGGTGACCACCTCCCTGGTCGACATCAATCTCGGTATCCGAATCCTTCTGGGCAGTTCGTATTACGACGACTGGACCGATCAGGAGATGTTCGTCGAGACCGATCCGCTCGGCAATCCGGTCGACCGGCGCCACCCCTGGAATCAGCACACCAATCCCAAGCCGCAGAAGCGCGACATGGACGACAAGTACAGCTGGGTGATGTCGCCGCGCTGGTTCGACGGCACCGACCATCTGGCTCTGGACACCGGCGGCGGGCCGCTGGCCCGGCTGTGGTCCACGGCGCTGGCCGGGTTGGTCGACATCGGCTACGTCAAGTCGACCGGGCACAGCGTGCAGATCAACCTGCCCAAGACCGCGCTGAAGGGTCCGGTCAGCTTCGAATGGAAGATCCCGGAGTTCGGCAGCAACACCATCGAACGCAATCGCGCCCGCACCTACTTCCAGGCCTACGCCGCGGCCAGTGCACTGCACTTCGCCGAGCAGGCGCTCGTGGAGATCCGGGCGGGCCGAACCAAGACCTGGGAGCACTTCGAGGTGCCCGACGAAGGCATCGGCTGCGGATTCACCGAGGCCGTGCGCGGTGTCCTGTCCCATCACATGGTGATCCGGGACGGCAAGATCGCCAACTACCACCCGTATCCGCCGACGCCGTGGAACGCCAACCCCCGCGACAGTTTCGGTACGCCGGGACCGTACGAGGAC
Proteins encoded in this window:
- a CDS encoding sensor domain-containing diguanylate cyclase, with the protein product MITAIAATPPRCAVEPEIDTDMTFDDIAQQWLEQLADLGPLPAGVVAETVVDLVAHLRAGLARPEFEPAVAEQAGAGLVAAGITAPAALGTAVPILRTLAEAARPGDTAAADTVIGGFCAGFARALQSSTPYAEGFELAFRHASIGISLGDEHGHILDANPAFERLVGRTVDELRSTDGFMLFPPERRAEVQELVESALEASPTGTLHVEGRFPRSDGSMVWTAWTVIRCSSTGGDRRYLLGFGEDITERRTATEQLQWQAMHDPLTALPNRRHLLDRLHTVIADAAPEAVAGVLALDLNNFKEVNDSFGHIAGDRLLAEVSARLEAAATRHGCLLARTGGDEFIVLAAPPADNDHIDSIVTGLHRALAHPFTVDGARITVAVSIGAVLAPMAGADADAVLDRADRALYAAKTGGSTHTVRR
- a CDS encoding acyl-ACP desaturase; this encodes MKHLSDRDILTELAPVAEANLNDHLAKAKAWNPHDYVPWDEGRNFAAMGGIDWEPEQSRLSEVAKAAMITNLLTEDNLPSYHRELADTFGLDDAWGTWVGRWTAEENRHGIVLRDYLVVTRAVDPVALEQARMTHMTAGIAKPEKGSQFLRSVAYVTFQELATRISHRNTGALCAEPVAERMLGRIAADENLHMIFYRKLCAATLDLTPDESIRAIADVVLRFQMPGLNQPNFRRNAVLLAKHGVYDLRQHLDVVLKPVLRTWNVFERNDFTAPGEQAREELHQYLVDLETKAARFEEQRERALARELARAAS
- a CDS encoding YdcF family protein — protein: MVSVWRAAMAVVAMAGLVGSAAQTGQAQVPWPTGVHVEVPSRWTPVVPGAYGPDTAVVILGYGLTPAGTMREELVRRLRVGLLQAALAPLSPIIVTGGNPRSGITEADAMSEWLVANGVAPERILREGRADSTVQNARHTAALMAERGLRGAVLVTSDDHIGRASAAFVAADIAVVGELTPDRVPWFVRPVWVGTFGANSPHPGP
- a CDS encoding ArsR/SmtB family transcription factor, which codes for MAVSPSLDPEHASRAASALNIAGIEHWAGRFDLLSDVNRLRLLLCLHHAPDISVSDLAAAVGMSATATSQALRLLRQQGWVAAAKDGRIVRYRLADDTVHQLLHWIGATHAEPATTG
- a CDS encoding PDGLE domain-containing protein translates to MPGFLLAFAASAVLVAGVLSYAASSQPDGLDATTQRGCVTVEVGGVEELRGECVAQNAAEHRLADSALADYAIGGDEAWVGLAGVLGVAVAFAVLFTVVRAIGRRPSTEAVGTGSDSGPR
- the cbiQ gene encoding cobalt ECF transporter T component CbiQ, whose amino-acid sequence is MGGPGRLLYLAGDSPAHRAPAEVKIVCAVLTVFAVVATPRELFWPYGCYALGLLVVWRWSGIALRWIAPRLLIEAPFVVLAVLLPFAAGDPRVEFLGLSLSATGLYAAWGIIAKGTLGVGISLTLAATTSVRDLPGGLARLRVPGIIVMIVVLMLRYVDVLVVEAGRMRLARISRGDDPRTLRQAGATARGAGTLFLRSYERGERVHLAMLSRGFDGAVPAVGLARASRRHWVLGCLPAVAAIGICLGAWMVR
- a CDS encoding energy-coupling factor ABC transporter ATP-binding protein translates to MTDSAAPAVRVTELSYAYPDGTWALRGVDLEVAAGERVAVLGPNGAGKSTLMLHLNGVLTATSGEVRIGGTRLERATVRAVRQRVGVVFQDPDDQLFMPTVHQDVAFGPANFGVRGAQLEENVREALAAVGMSDRAGRSPAHLSLGERRRAALATVLSCRPDVLVLDEPAANLDPVARRELADILLALPTTLLVVTHDLPYAQRICDRVVILDAGEIVANGPAAQILADTDLLARHRLH
- the hypA gene encoding hydrogenase maturation nickel metallochaperone HypA; amino-acid sequence: MHEMAITQSVIDAVCEHAAGQRVHSVLVEVGVLCAVVPEAMRFCFELAAEGTLAEGARLEIDEVPGAALCRTCGADFTLSQPIALCDCGSADVEIRAGHELRIRSMEVSRECAQPVDAATTMRQQ
- the hypB gene encoding hydrogenase nickel incorporation protein HypB — translated: MCATCGCGDDDAAAVITIPHEHGHSHDHAHGADHVHLPVTETITLEQKVLAKNDELAQRNRAWLAARDILALNMTSSPGAGKTTLLERTIREFGEAPIAVIEGDQATLLDAERIAATGCRVVQVNTGAGCHLDAEMTRRALETLDPAPGSLLFIENVGNLVCPALFDLGERGKVVVISVTEGTDKPLKYPHMFAAASLVLVNKIDLLPYVDFDLEKCREYAAMINPGAEIVPMSVTGGEGMAQWFEWLRSQRVAIDDHATAP
- a CDS encoding hydrogenase expression protein HypE, whose protein sequence is MPTKEAITAEQTLIHVLWINAGLSCDGDSVALTAATQPSIEEIALGALPGLPQIAVHWPLIDFECGPTGGADDFLEWFFKADRGELEPFVLVVEGSIPNEALHDEGYWCGFGNDPATGQPMTTSEWLDRLAPKATAVVAVGTCATYGGIHAMAGNPTGAMGVPDYLGWGWKSKADIPIVCVPGCPVHPDNMSETLTYLLYMATGQAPMIPLDEALRPKWLFGATVHEGCDRAGYYEEGDFADEYGSPKCIVKLGCWGPVVKCNVPKRGWINGVGGCPNVGGICIGCTMPGFPDKFMPFMDEPPGGKISSTASGLYGSVIRSLRHITGRTVDKEPRWRHKGEKLESGATRTW
- a CDS encoding nickel-dependent hydrogenase large subunit, giving the protein MTAIIPEPSHKRIEPDRLVEMAWDPITRIVGSLGIYTKIDFENREVVECHSTSSIFRGYSIFMRGKDPRDAHFITSRICGICGDNHATCSCYAQNMAYGVKPPHLGEWIVNLGEAAECMFDHNIFQENLVGVDFCEKMVAETNPGVLAQAEKTLAPHSDEHGYRTIADIMRALNPFTGEFYREALQVSRYTREMFCLMEGRHVHPSTLYPGGVGTVATIQLMTDYMTRLMRYVEFMKKVVPMHDDLFDFFYEALPGYEQVGLRRTLLGCWGSFQDPEVCNFEYKDMEEWGRRMFVTPGVVVDGKLVTTSLVDINLGIRILLGSSYYDDWTDQEMFVETDPLGNPVDRRHPWNQHTNPKPQKRDMDDKYSWVMSPRWFDGTDHLALDTGGGPLARLWSTALAGLVDIGYVKSTGHSVQINLPKTALKGPVSFEWKIPEFGSNTIERNRARTYFQAYAAASALHFAEQALVEIRAGRTKTWEHFEVPDEGIGCGFTEAVRGVLSHHMVIRDGKIANYHPYPPTPWNANPRDSFGTPGPYEDAVQGQPIFEENDREHFKGIDIMRTVRSFDPCLPCGVHMYLGNGKSLDKLHSPTQTLTGE